The Pirellulimonas nuda genome includes a region encoding these proteins:
- a CDS encoding DUF1569 domain-containing protein, which translates to MINTKKVPNRRKLRFSSIDEALADAKRLVGAEADGTLAALGNWSLGQALAHLAYWAERPFDGYPELRPMPWVLRKIVKLMKGRFLSQGLPAGSNIPGVPGGTLGADPMPAGEALQRLDRALARLRENCPQCLNPLFGEMTHDEWIAFNLRHAELHLGFFRVD; encoded by the coding sequence ATGATCAACACCAAGAAAGTCCCCAACCGCCGCAAGCTGCGATTCAGTTCCATCGACGAAGCCCTGGCCGACGCCAAGCGGCTAGTGGGCGCCGAAGCGGATGGCACGCTCGCGGCGCTGGGCAACTGGTCGTTGGGGCAGGCGCTGGCGCACCTGGCGTACTGGGCCGAGCGCCCCTTTGACGGCTACCCCGAGCTGCGGCCGATGCCTTGGGTGCTGCGGAAGATCGTGAAGCTGATGAAGGGGCGGTTCTTGAGCCAAGGGTTGCCTGCCGGGTCGAACATCCCCGGCGTCCCGGGGGGGACCCTGGGCGCCGACCCGATGCCCGCCGGCGAGGCGCTCCAGCGGCTCGACCGCGCTCTCGCTCGCCTGCGAGAAAACTGCCCGCAGTGCCTGAACCCGCTGTTCGGTGAGATGACGCACGACGAGTGGATCGCCTTCAACCTGCGGCACGCCGAGCTGCACCTGGGCTTCTTTCGAGTGGATTGA